The following coding sequences are from one Cenarchaeum symbiosum A window:
- a CDS encoding ABC-type phosphate transport system, periplasmic component (COG0226): MPGHVHYIRAMPGHRASASRSKKNHQSAPPAACPRPLGFCTSEVPRQGIFPPRQKSSPARLCQAAHLARRSPDPRNFCTCALCLARPIRRDLKLIKRQPLPAAMKAALSALAVAAVLAASFAHAQPEPHTGDELSINAAGATFPFPLIDLWRVEYNSLYESVNLNYQSIGSGGGIKQHIEGTVSFAASDKPMSGSESERAPGTLHIPEAIGGIVIAYNLPEIHRSGVQLTGSMIADIFLGKITRWDDPAIASANPGLELPAEDIITVHRSDGSGTTFVFTDYMVHVSPEFDEMVGRGKSVPWPSGVGAAGNEGVAGVVKTTPYSIGYIELAYAFQAGITYADVQNADGTTFITPTLETLAAASEHAAEVGLPAAHEAWDGVSIVNAPGSDSYPIASLTYLLVYEDLEKSTDSIEEARAVVHLVHWMITEGQQYSSSLLYVPLHAHVADIGKAGLKRVSYEGELIWEEKYQIPQWIKDNALWWAEGKITDEDYISGLQYLISQGILKV, translated from the coding sequence ATGCCCGGACACGTGCATTATATACGAGCCATGCCGGGGCACCGTGCAAGTGCCAGCCGATCCAAAAAAAACCACCAGTCGGCCCCGCCCGCTGCATGTCCCCGCCCCCTAGGATTCTGTACGTCTGAGGTGCCCCGGCAGGGTATCTTCCCTCCCCGGCAGAAATCGAGCCCCGCACGCCTCTGCCAAGCAGCTCACCTGGCCCGCCGATCCCCTGACCCCCGGAACTTCTGTACATGCGCCTTGTGTCTGGCGCGTCCAATCCGGCGGGACTTGAAACTTATAAAACGGCAGCCACTACCCGCGGCCATGAAAGCGGCACTATCTGCTCTTGCGGTCGCGGCCGTATTGGCCGCATCCTTTGCGCACGCCCAGCCTGAGCCCCACACGGGGGACGAGCTGTCCATCAACGCGGCCGGCGCCACCTTCCCGTTCCCGCTCATAGACCTGTGGAGGGTCGAATACAACAGCCTGTACGAGAGCGTCAACCTCAACTACCAGTCGATAGGCAGCGGCGGCGGCATAAAGCAGCACATCGAGGGGACCGTCTCCTTTGCGGCATCCGACAAGCCCATGTCGGGATCAGAATCCGAGCGGGCCCCCGGCACCCTGCACATACCCGAGGCGATAGGCGGCATAGTAATAGCGTACAACCTGCCCGAGATACACCGCTCGGGCGTGCAGCTCACGGGTTCGATGATTGCCGATATCTTCCTCGGAAAGATCACGCGCTGGGACGATCCCGCCATTGCATCTGCCAACCCCGGCCTTGAGCTGCCCGCAGAAGACATCATAACCGTGCACCGCTCGGACGGGTCGGGCACCACCTTTGTATTCACCGACTACATGGTCCATGTAAGCCCCGAGTTCGATGAAATGGTGGGCCGCGGCAAGAGCGTGCCCTGGCCTAGCGGCGTGGGTGCAGCAGGCAACGAGGGCGTCGCAGGGGTGGTAAAGACCACGCCCTATTCAATCGGCTACATCGAGCTTGCATACGCGTTCCAGGCCGGCATAACATATGCAGACGTGCAGAACGCCGACGGCACCACGTTTATCACGCCCACCCTCGAGACGCTGGCCGCCGCATCCGAGCACGCGGCAGAGGTGGGCCTGCCTGCCGCGCACGAGGCCTGGGACGGCGTCTCCATAGTCAACGCGCCGGGCTCCGACTCGTACCCTATCGCAAGCCTCACCTACCTGCTGGTCTACGAGGACCTCGAAAAGTCGACTGATTCCATAGAGGAGGCCCGGGCGGTGGTCCATCTCGTACACTGGATGATCACAGAGGGCCAGCAGTACTCGTCGTCCCTCCTGTACGTCCCGCTCCATGCTCACGTGGCCGACATAGGCAAGGCTGGCCTGAAAAGGGTAAGCTATGAAGGCGAGCTCATCTGGGAGGAGAAATACCAGATACCCCAGTGGATAAAGGACAACGCTCTCTGGTGGGCCGAGGGCAAGATAACCGACGAGGACTATATCTCCGGCCTGCAGTACCTGATATCCCAGGGCATACTAAAGGTCTAG
- a CDS encoding transcriptional activator, adenine-specific DNA methyltransferase (COG4725), translating into MSRQSSYSVYSKDVRNRTKQNRVPREILYQKLPNRKFDIIYADPPWDYNGKLQYDKTDLYVSTSSFKYPTMKTEKMMEIPIKKIASSNSLLFLWATSPHLEQAIQLGKAWGFEYRTVAFVWDKMNHNPGKYTLSNCELCLLFKHGKIPTPRGARNVRQLITVPRSEHSRKPVQAMQGIERMFPFQKKIELFAREKYRGWSAWGLDLVLKNKIKNLI; encoded by the coding sequence ATGAGCAGGCAGAGCAGCTATTCTGTCTATTCAAAAGACGTCAGAAACAGGACAAAGCAAAACAGGGTACCGCGTGAAATTCTATATCAAAAGCTCCCAAATAGGAAATTTGACATTATATATGCCGATCCGCCCTGGGATTACAACGGCAAGCTCCAGTATGACAAAACGGATCTCTACGTTAGTACGTCTAGTTTCAAATATCCAACGATGAAGACTGAAAAAATGATGGAGATTCCGATTAAGAAAATTGCAAGCAGCAACAGCCTCTTGTTCCTGTGGGCGACAAGCCCGCATCTGGAACAGGCTATTCAGCTGGGCAAGGCCTGGGGGTTTGAATATCGCACGGTCGCGTTTGTATGGGACAAGATGAATCATAATCCGGGAAAATACACCCTGTCAAACTGTGAGCTCTGCCTTTTGTTCAAACACGGAAAAATACCCACCCCCCGGGGCGCGAGGAATGTAAGACAGCTCATCACGGTACCCCGGTCGGAGCATAGCAGAAAACCGGTACAAGCAATGCAGGGCATAGAAAGGATGTTTCCATTCCAGAAAAAAATAGAGTTGTTTGCCCGGGAAAAATACCGCGGCTGGTCTGCATGGGGCCTTGATCTCGTGCTTAAAAACAAGATCAAAAATCTAATCTAG
- a CDS encoding hypothetical protein (COG3391) produces MPEVHQAGAPPSGAPAPEGSPNAPLSAAQESGIRGAPQDGSVAGAQGHTEPRSKSARQDSGAAPRIISAVLANGSITVTFDSAVDIASVRAERIHVRNGSEFSGGLDLGGAAVSGGGGTLVIGLTGAQLDELAGYAGARLQFDEAALSGEGGALFPAAFKLPGPVNTGERIINPTQTGPRGIAFSDDGLKMFVAHEYFGGLIYQYRLGSAFDVTGASRVGSVAVGDQEEAPGAIAFSADGMRLFVAGPASEAVHGYDLSRPFAPGTLEYFGSLDLSAQDPDPHGLAFSDDGLSMYVAGLGGFVHQYSLNGTYALDGAAHAASLDVRSEERIPTGLALSPGGGFMYITGPEGFVHAYRLAEPFEVSTATLHTSFPYRGNLTSTDVAFGGGKMFIGRSHDLGRDPVIQQYDLRAPYDIGAFPTRSLSVGGQDSSPTGVDVSGGGTVLVVSGNQNDAVYAYDMVRHDIGTSTLSDTFVARNRQNALHDVRLSADGLLMYTVGLQPSIVHRYNLSGVNDISDPARSGAFDTSLQEGRPRGLEISAGGAGLFITGTGNQSVQQYVLGQPYNISAASHDGTFPADDARPTAITFAPDGLRMYLLGRESVSIYGYDLEEPYNLSSAVLAGSFYAGGQGGVPQLASLQGLAFSSDGLHLFVADSGAGRIHQYAMNMHPLRVPLQAADVPHGGRDSPLLAEKVSLGVHLPAGDVAAPRDAADAARNAGVVSVYVADAMEIGDGHNVDRARAAEGVDGPAVRDGVALSTGLRADDAPAVGTSGDAALMGMINAGDASRLADAVLLNVGLLPEGAPELGDAGDAVRNAGVVSVYVADAMELGDGHSVDRDSVVETMDGPAVRDGVALSAALLAEDAPSVGTFADAALAGMINARDAGRLADAVMLNVHLLAKDAPVVEASGDAITMGMINARDIGRPADAVMLNVHLLAKDAPVVEASGDIITMGMINARDVGRLADAVKLNVHLQAKDAPVVEASGDIITMGMINARDIGRPADAVMLNVHLLAKDAPMIEMAGELDGMLAVLDRPLPVEKITLGRFIHVADSPGVADREGDVIRTGTSPVVADSAVADIATGVEDEAGPVRGDSGAAPTRSRSGGGGGSSSLPAGTSLGYDVEFGFSSGGSNAALGPFSLRVEPGYPLVITPMLVPEGIMNIYDVELLFAGAGDSLAEVYYNRLGVFGKQCSGMIWQSDRVHACDMSSVLSGPARYDQPGSITVPLEGFTGTLSIKLRNSQGIVLATHDDDRYYIFTPGAAAPRAPAQGPSDGPTEPPAPRAPDILDAPASGTVPVQDAGRAEPPVQIGPEAGPAVPDAEPALPAAKGLFDVIMDFFRNLLGL; encoded by the coding sequence ATGCCGGAAGTCCACCAAGCCGGCGCTCCCCCTTCCGGGGCCCCCGCCCCCGAAGGGTCCCCGAATGCACCCTTGTCGGCAGCCCAAGAATCCGGGATCCGGGGCGCGCCACAGGATGGCAGCGTGGCGGGTGCGCAGGGCCACACGGAGCCGCGCAGCAAATCTGCACGGCAGGACTCTGGGGCGGCGCCGCGGATAATCTCGGCGGTTCTGGCAAACGGCTCAATCACCGTCACATTTGACAGTGCGGTCGACATTGCCTCGGTGAGGGCAGAAAGAATCCACGTCCGGAACGGCTCAGAGTTCTCCGGGGGGCTGGACCTCGGCGGTGCAGCGGTGTCGGGTGGAGGGGGCACTTTGGTCATCGGGCTGACAGGGGCGCAGCTGGATGAGCTGGCGGGTTATGCGGGGGCCCGCCTGCAGTTTGACGAGGCCGCTCTGTCCGGAGAGGGCGGCGCCCTCTTTCCTGCAGCGTTCAAGCTTCCAGGGCCGGTCAACACGGGGGAGAGAATCATAAATCCCACGCAGACGGGGCCGCGGGGAATCGCATTTTCGGACGACGGACTGAAGATGTTTGTCGCCCACGAATACTTTGGCGGCCTCATATACCAATACCGGCTGGGCTCGGCATTCGACGTAACCGGTGCCAGCCGTGTGGGCTCCGTCGCGGTGGGGGACCAGGAGGAGGCGCCCGGGGCCATCGCCTTTTCTGCCGACGGCATGCGCCTGTTCGTTGCCGGTCCGGCCAGCGAGGCGGTGCACGGGTACGACCTTAGCAGGCCGTTTGCGCCAGGAACCCTCGAATATTTCGGCTCCCTCGATCTGTCGGCGCAGGACCCCGACCCCCACGGGCTTGCGTTCTCGGATGACGGGCTCAGCATGTACGTGGCCGGGCTGGGGGGCTTTGTGCACCAGTACAGCCTCAACGGCACCTACGCGCTGGATGGCGCGGCCCATGCAGCCTCCCTCGACGTCCGCAGCGAGGAGCGCATCCCCACAGGGCTGGCGCTCTCCCCGGGCGGCGGGTTCATGTACATAACAGGGCCCGAAGGCTTTGTCCACGCCTACCGGCTGGCCGAGCCCTTTGAGGTGTCGACTGCCACGCTGCACACGTCGTTTCCCTACAGGGGGAATCTGACGTCAACAGATGTAGCCTTTGGCGGCGGCAAGATGTTCATAGGCAGGTCGCATGATTTGGGCCGTGATCCGGTCATACAGCAGTACGACCTCCGCGCGCCCTATGACATAGGGGCGTTTCCAACGAGGTCGCTGTCGGTCGGAGGGCAGGACAGCTCCCCCACGGGAGTGGACGTATCAGGAGGCGGCACCGTGCTTGTGGTATCGGGCAACCAGAATGACGCGGTGTACGCGTATGACATGGTGCGCCACGACATAGGCACCTCCACGCTCAGCGATACGTTTGTTGCAAGGAACCGCCAGAACGCACTACATGATGTGCGTCTTTCGGCTGATGGCCTGCTCATGTATACGGTGGGACTCCAGCCCAGCATAGTACACAGGTACAACCTGTCCGGCGTAAATGACATCAGTGATCCGGCCAGGTCCGGGGCATTTGACACCTCGCTGCAGGAGGGCCGGCCGCGCGGGCTTGAGATCTCCGCCGGGGGCGCCGGGCTGTTCATTACGGGGACGGGCAATCAGAGCGTCCAGCAGTATGTGCTGGGGCAGCCGTACAACATATCTGCCGCGTCACATGACGGAACATTCCCGGCGGACGATGCCAGGCCCACCGCGATAACATTCGCCCCGGACGGGCTGCGCATGTACCTATTGGGCAGGGAGTCCGTCTCGATATACGGGTATGATCTGGAAGAACCATACAATCTCTCCAGCGCGGTTCTTGCGGGGAGTTTCTACGCGGGCGGACAGGGGGGAGTTCCACAGCTCGCAAGCCTGCAGGGGCTGGCATTCTCATCCGACGGCCTGCACCTGTTTGTCGCGGATTCAGGCGCGGGCCGCATACACCAGTATGCAATGAACATGCATCCGCTCAGGGTTCCTCTGCAGGCAGCCGACGTGCCGCACGGCGGCAGGGACTCGCCCCTGCTGGCAGAAAAGGTCTCCCTGGGCGTGCATCTCCCGGCGGGTGACGTTGCAGCGCCAAGAGATGCTGCAGATGCGGCGAGAAATGCGGGCGTGGTTAGCGTATACGTCGCAGATGCAATGGAGATTGGCGACGGTCACAATGTGGACAGGGCGAGAGCCGCAGAGGGCGTGGACGGCCCTGCGGTGCGCGATGGAGTCGCACTTTCCACGGGCTTGCGGGCAGATGACGCACCCGCCGTGGGAACGTCCGGGGATGCGGCACTCATGGGGATGATAAATGCAGGGGATGCAAGCAGGCTGGCAGATGCGGTCCTGCTGAATGTGGGCCTGCTGCCGGAGGGCGCGCCGGAACTTGGAGACGCGGGGGACGCGGTGAGAAATGCAGGCGTGGTGAGCGTATACGTCGCAGATGCAATGGAGCTTGGCGACGGGCACAGCGTGGACAGGGATAGTGTTGTAGAAACCATGGACGGTCCTGCGGTGCGCGATGGCGTCGCACTTTCCGCGGCCCTGCTGGCAGAAGACGCCCCATCCGTGGGTACTTTTGCAGATGCCGCCCTCGCGGGGATGATAAATGCAAGGGATGCAGGCAGGCTGGCAGATGCAGTAATGCTGAATGTGCACCTTCTGGCAAAAGATGCGCCCGTCGTGGAAGCGTCAGGGGATGCCATCACAATGGGGATGATAAATGCAAGAGACATAGGACGGCCGGCAGATGCGGTAATGCTGAATGTGCACCTTCTGGCAAAAGATGCGCCCGTCGTGGAAGCGTCAGGGGATATCATCACAATGGGGATGATAAATGCAAGGGATGTAGGCAGGCTGGCAGATGCAGTTAAGTTGAATGTGCACCTTCAGGCAAAGGATGCGCCAGTCGTGGAAGCGTCAGGGGATATCATCACAATGGGGATGATAAATGCAAGAGACATAGGACGGCCGGCAGATGCAGTAATGCTGAATGTGCACCTTCTGGCAAAGGATGCGCCCATGATCGAGATGGCAGGGGAGCTCGACGGCATGCTTGCAGTCCTCGACAGGCCGCTGCCGGTTGAAAAAATCACGCTGGGCCGCTTTATCCACGTGGCAGACAGTCCAGGTGTTGCAGACCGAGAGGGCGATGTAATCAGGACTGGCACATCCCCGGTGGTGGCCGACTCTGCGGTGGCGGATATAGCGACAGGTGTAGAGGATGAGGCCGGCCCTGTGCGCGGCGACTCCGGCGCGGCGCCGACGAGGTCCAGATCCGGCGGCGGGGGAGGCAGCAGCAGCCTGCCCGCCGGCACCAGTCTGGGATATGACGTAGAGTTCGGGTTTAGCTCAGGCGGCTCCAACGCCGCATTGGGCCCGTTCTCGCTGCGCGTCGAGCCCGGGTACCCGCTGGTCATAACGCCGATGCTGGTGCCGGAGGGCATCATGAACATCTACGACGTGGAGCTGTTATTTGCTGGCGCAGGGGACTCGTTGGCAGAGGTATACTATAACAGGCTGGGGGTCTTTGGCAAGCAGTGCAGCGGCATGATCTGGCAGTCCGACAGGGTGCACGCATGCGACATGTCGTCAGTACTATCTGGTCCTGCGCGGTACGACCAGCCCGGCAGCATCACGGTCCCCCTGGAGGGGTTCACGGGGACGCTATCGATAAAGCTCCGCAACAGCCAGGGCATAGTTCTCGCCACTCATGATGACGACAGATACTACATATTCACCCCCGGCGCCGCGGCGCCCCGCGCTCCGGCGCAGGGCCCATCAGACGGCCCCACAGAACCACCCGCCCCCCGCGCGCCGGACATTCTAGATGCGCCAGCCTCCGGCACTGTTCCCGTGCAGGATGCGGGGCGCGCAGAGCCCCCCGTACAGATAGGACCGGAGGCAGGCCCCGCCGTGCCAGATGCCGAGCCGGCCCTGCCTGCCGCAAAGGGCCTCTTTGACGTCATAATGGACTTCTTTAGGAATCTCCTCGGGCTGTAG